The following are encoded together in the Pungitius pungitius chromosome 7, fPunPun2.1, whole genome shotgun sequence genome:
- the hykk.2 gene encoding hydroxylysine kinase, with translation MATLHSKPNFSDAQVVEMVTRLFNLMPSEIRSLPSYDDQNLYVSCVEGGEYVLKIMNSEDSKNPSMIEVQTYAMSVLHQNGLPAQTALPNAAGQLMSLEEIDCGHGVQKYLVRLLTYLPGTTISKVPLTPQLLYETGKMAARMDQILQKMEHPHLGLLERGTLIWSLSNLLQLEAYVNILEGDPLEEIVKSVIHQYKTSVMPRRSKFRKCINHGDFNDLNVLVQLDESAGHRISGILDFGDMNSGYYIHELAITIMYMMTEHPEPVEVGGPVLAGWESVLPLDETEKDCLYVLVLSRFCQSLVMARHSVKMHPENADYLMISSRRGVHILRQLWELGKEQVEKVWFQSAAQLGAIRTSSTRC, from the exons ATGGCAACGTTACATTCCAAGCCAAACTTCAGCGACGCTCAGGTGGTTGAAATGGTGACGAGACTCTTCAACCTGATGCCGTCCGAAATCCGCTCCCTCCCCAGCTACGATGACCAGAACCTCTACGTGTCCTGCGTGGAGGGTGGCGAGTACGTGCTGAAGATTATGAACTCGGAGGACAGTAAGAACCCTTCCATGATTGAGGTGCAGACGTACGCCATGTCGGTCCTGCACCAGAATGGACTTCCTGCTCAGACAGCCCTGCCGAATGCTGCAGGACAGCTCATGAGCCTTGAAGAAATAG ACTGTGGCCATGGCGTTCAGAAGTACCTGGTGAGGCTGCTGACTTATTTGCCAGGAACGACTATTTCCAAGGTTCCTCTAACTCCTCAGTTACTTTATGAAACGGGCAAGATGGCAGCCAGAATGGACCAAATTCTACAAAAG ATGGAACACCCTCATCTCGGCTTGCTGGAGAGAGGGACGCTCATATGGAGTCTTTCAAATCTTCTCCAACTGGAAGCATACGTTAATATATTAGAAGGAGATCCTCTTGAGGAGATTGTGAAGTCTGTCATTCACCAGTACAAGACCTCTGTGATGCCCAGACGCTCCAAATTCCGCAAGT GCATTAACCACGGTGACTTCAACGACCTCAATGTGCTCGTTCAACTTGATGAGAGCGCCGGCCACAGGATTTCTGGCATCCTCGACTTCGGGGACATGAACAGTGGCTACTACATCCACGAGCTAGCTATCACCATCATGTACATGATGACGGAGCACCCTGAACCTGTGGAGGTGGGTGGACCCGTCCTGGCCGGCTGGGAAAGCGTTCTTCCCCTCGATGAGACGGAGAAGGACTGCCTCTACGTGCTGGTGCTGTCGCGCTTCTGCCAGTCGCTGGTCATGGCTCGTCACTCTGTGAAAATGCACCCGGAAAATGCAGACTATCTGATGATTTCATCCCGGAGGGGCGTCCACATTCTCCGTCAACTGTGGGAGCTCGGaaaggagcaggtggagaaggTGTGGTTCCAGAGCGCGGCTCAACTCGGAGCCATTCGTACATCTTCAACGCGCTGTTGA
- the dynlt2b gene encoding dynein light chain Tctex-type protein 2B isoform X1: protein MEGSDTYLIRPNPQNKFKPAIVKECIREIVRERLSGKRYEPEEVPELSRSLAESIKDRVKNAGFDKYKLVVQVVIGEQRGEGVKMSSKCFWDADTDNHAEDLFINVCTFCSVHSDYSGGEGAKFKSI from the exons ATGGAGGGGTCTGATACCTACTTAATACGACCCAATCCCCAGAACAA GTTTAAGCCAGCCATTGTGAAGGAATGCATTCGTGAAATTGTAAGGGAGCGACTGTCTGGGAAGAGGTACGAACCAGAGGAAGTCCCAGAGCTGTCCCGTTCACTTGCAGAAAGCATTAAGGACAGAGTGAAGA ATGCAGGGTTTGACAAATATAAGCTAGTCGTGCAAGTGGTAATTGGAGAACAACGTGGAGAAGGAGTCAA AATgtcttcaaagtgtttttgggaTGCTGACACAGACAACCATGCAGAAGATCTTTTCATAAATGTATGTACCTTTTGTTCTGTTCATTCAGATTATAGTGGGGGAGAAGGGGCAAAATTCAAGTCAATATAA
- the LOC119216856 gene encoding 5-hydroxytryptamine receptor 3A-like: MLTTGLILTPPAVGSAILVNCSEPNQPALLDALRQIFNLSSIRPVMNMTTCTNVYTYFTMYGILGVEEKAQLLVTYLWLTSWWMNELVSWDPIQCGTDSISLPRNLFWTPDIVINEFMDENTAPFVPYVYLYSDGRVNDAQPVRVVSSCNLDIYTFPFDIQNCSLTFNSYMHLATDIKIFTGRDAETITAFSKEVMTTMGEWELLEITSNKINKDNSDDFIDELMFHVRIRRRATLYVVNLLIPSCFLITVDLFSFLLPPQNVDRSSFKMTLILGYTVFLLIMNDLLPITGNTIPLINVFFSICLALMVASLLETIFITNLLCGSADFSPVPRWIHVLVLQILGRLVCLRQRTKEPSDSEMKPNATVAQQKPDDELSEEIGTVVGGGALQELRSLGKNLQAIRLQVEQQLRGSKGQEDWIQVGFIIDRLLFGLYILFISVSFITIIIIWANSYSQ, translated from the exons ATGTTAACGACGGGACTCATTTTGACCCCTCCAGCGGTGGGCAGTGCCATCCTGGTGAACTGCTCTGAGCCGAACCAACCCGCCTTGCTGGACGCTCTGCGTCAAATCTTCAACCTGAGCTCCATACGACCCGTCATGAACATGACAACCTGCACCAACGTCTACACGTACTTCACCATGTATGGGATACTCGGGGTG GAAGAAAAGGCTCAACTCCTGGTTACTTACCTTTGGCTAACTTCT TGGTGGATGAACGAGCTTGTCAGCTGGGACCCGATCCAATGTGGCACTGACTCCATTTCTCTTCCCAGAAACCTGTTTTGGACGCCAGATATTGTCATCAACGAATT CATGGATGAAAACACAGCCCCCTTTGTCCCATATGTGTACCTGTATAGCGATGGTAGAGTGAACGATGCTCAACCAGTCAGAGTTGTCAGCTCTTGTAACCTTGACATCTACACCTTCCCCTTCGATATTCAGAACTGCTCTCTGACTTTTAACTCCTACATGCACCTTG CCACGGACATAAAGATTTTCACCGGGAGGGATGCAGAGACGATAACAGCGTTTTCCAAGGAGGTGATGACCACCATGGGGGAATGGGAGCTGCTGGAAATCACCTCAAATAAAATCAACAAGGACAATTCCGATGATTTCATTGATGAACTTATGTTTCAT GTGCGAATTAGACGCCGTGCCACCCTGTATGTGGTGAACCTCCTGATCCCCAGCTGCTTCCTCATCACCGTGGACCTCTTCAGCTTCCTGCTGCCTCCTCAGAACGTGGACCGCTCCTCCTTCAAGATGaccctcatcctgggctacacCGTCTTCCTGCTCATCATGAACGACCTGCTGCCCATCACTGGGAACACCATACCGCTCATAA ATGTGTTCTTCTCTATCTGCCTGGCTCTGATGGTGGCCAGTCTGCTGGAGACCATCTTCATCACCAACCTGCTGTGTGGCTCAGCTGACTTCTCTCCTGTCCCTCGCTGGATCCATGTGCTTGTTCTGCAAATTCTGGGCCGTCTCGTTTGCCTGCGTCAGAGGACTAAAGAACCAAGCGATTCAG AAATGAAACCAAACGCCACGGTGGCACAGCAAAAACCTGATGATGAGCTTTCAGAGGAGATTGGGACAgtggtggggggcggggcccTTCAGGAGCTGAGGAGCCTGGGTAAGAACCTGCAGGCCATCCGcctgcaggtggagcagcagctgcgTGGAAGCAAAGGCCAGGAGGACTGGATCCAGGTGGGTTTCATCATAGACCGCCTGCTGTTCGGCCTCTACATCCTCTTCATATCAGTCAGCTTCATTACCATCATCATTATCTGGGCAAACTCATACAGTCAGTAG
- the LOC119216692 gene encoding hydroxylysine kinase-like isoform X2, which produces MDIVPGADHRPMLTLQQGTQLTLRLYGVTLTEISTLPSYNDQNFLIVTKDNKYVLKIMNSEESMNPTRMEVQTLAMSFLRQEGVPSPIVVPTTTGKLMSMEEIESPVTVQDLYHIGKLAAVIDTTLKQLVSPNLDVLHENKGIWSLSNIPLIHDYLSVMDGDPLQIVIKAVIEQYKLHVAPRIVSLRKGIIHGDMSDQNIIVTPVDNGRHEVSGVLDFSQLMIDCYVFEVAITIAYMMMENPSPLHVGGAVLAGWESIMVLSDEEKDSLFLLVLGRLCQSLVYGRYNVTKYPDNKEYLLTTAKSGTLLLTKLWEMGKKNVERKWFTDAAIFKEK; this is translated from the exons ATGG ACATCGTCCCGGGCGCTGATCACAGGCCGATGCTCACCCTGCAGCAAGGAACCCAACTCACACTGCGCCTTTACGGGGTGACTTTAACTGAGATCTCCACCCTGCCAAGTTACAACGACCAGAACTTCTTAATAGTTACCAAGGACAACAAGTATGTCCTGAAGATCATGAACTCAGAAGAAAGTATGAATCCCACCCGGATGGAGGTGCAGACGCTGGCCATGTCCTTTTTACGCCAAGAGGGAGTTCCTTCTCCGATAGTCGTGCCCACCACCACCGGGAAGCTCATGAGTATGGAGGAAATAG AATCTCCAGTCACCGTGCAAGACCTTTATCACATCGGCAAGTTGGCTGCAGTCATCGATACGACATTGAAACAA CTGGTATCTCCAAACTTAGATGTCTTACATGAGAATAAGGGGATTTGGAGTTTATCCAACATTCCTCTCATACACGACTACCTGTCAGTGATGGATGGAGACCCCCTGCAGATAGTGATCAAAGCGGTCATTGAACAGTATAAGTTACACGTGGCACCCAGAATTGTCTCTCTCCGTAAAG GGATAATACACGGAGACATGAGCGACCAGAACATCATTGTCACACCTGTAGACAACGGGAGGCATGAGGTGTCGGGCGTGCTGGACTTTTCTCAGCTCATGATTGATTGCTATGTATTTGAAGTGGCCATAACAATTGCGTACATGATGATGGAGAACCCCAGTCCTTTGCATGTGGGCGGGGCGGTGTTGGCTGGCTGGGAGAGCATCATGGTGCTCAGCGATGAGGAAAAGGATTCCCTCTTCCTGCTGGTGCTCGGCCGCTTGTGCCAGTCTCTGGTGTACGGCCGGTACAATGTCACAAAGTACCCAGACAACAAGGAATATCTCCTGACCACAGCCAAAAGTGGGACTCTGCTTCTCACTAAATTGTGGGAGATGGGCAAGAAAAACGTGGAAAGAAAATGGTTCACAGATGCCGCCATattcaaagaaaaatga
- the si:ch211-276k2.2 gene encoding receptor-transporting protein 2-like, which produces MTRHSLNVCFESAHQLSVFIFFFGATSTTSTDRMAHSQWAAIFEQKASALAHGDSWILQFDDSLVPDRPDAGWQQYIRTTSAWFTCIDCGRGWPSNRVMVVFHMRLSGGQGVVKVRRFRQNCKMCEDAPMDEPSVTPENIDIALENLMEKIRIKCYHENLGQANRPFVKMDVKSPHEPEHCEGCMQGVCDRS; this is translated from the exons ATGACACGTCATTCTCTCAACGTGTGTTTTGAAAGTGCACATCAGCTgtcagtgtttattttcttcttcggggccaccagcaccaccagcaccgaCAGGATGGCACATTCACAGTGGGCAGCTATCTTCGAGCAAAAGGCAAGTGCTCTCGCACACGGAGACTCCTGGATTCTGCAGTTTGATGACAGTCTTGTGCCTGACCGCCCGGACGCAGGCTGGCAGCAGTACATCCGGACGACATCTGCTTG gttcacatgcatTGATTGTGGAAGAGGCTGGCCTTCCAACCGTGTGATGGTGGTCTTTCACATGCGCCTGTCAGGCGGGCAGGGCGTCGTCAAGGTGAGGCGCTTCCGTCAGAACTGCAAGATGTGCGAGGACGCTCCAATGGACGAGCCCAGCGTCACCCCGGAGAACATTGACATCGCCCTGGAGAATCTGATGGAGAAGATACGAATTAAATGCTACCATGAAAACTTGGGCCAAGCAAACAGGCCTTTTGTGAAGATGGATGTCAAAAGTCCCCACGAACCTGAACATTGTGAGGGATGTATGCAAGGCGTCTGTGATAGGAGTTAA
- the LOC119217277 gene encoding 5-hydroxytryptamine receptor 3E-like — protein MNSSVSALLQVSVRRRATLYVVNLLIPSCFLITVDLFSFMLPPQNVDRSLFKMTLILGYTVFLLIMNDLLPVTGNTIPLINVFLCLCLSLMVASLLETILITNLLCGSFLDSPVPRWVRVVVLSILGPMVRLPPKPGDREDTVIQNPAAQEVKASSAADADGEVSQQKGPLDEDEARQELRSIGSDLLAIRLQVKQQLGKSQSSEEWIQVGFIIDRLLFCFYVLFISVSFITIITIWVQSNNIS, from the exons ATGAACAGTTCTGTGTCGGCGCTGCTACAGGTGTCCGTGAGGCGCCGTGCCACCCTGTATGTGGTGAACCTCCTGATCCCCAGCTGCTTCCTCATCACCGTGGACCTCTTCAGCTTCATGCTGCCTCCTCAGAACGTGGACCGCTCCTTGTTCAAGATGaccctcatcctgggctacacCGTCTTCCTGCTCATCATGAACGACCTGCTGCCCGTCACTGGGAACACCATACCGCTCATAA ATGTGTTCCTGTGTCTGTGCCTGTCTCTGATGGTGGCTAGTCTACTGGAGACCATCCTCATCACAAACCTGCTGTGCGGCTCCTTTCTCGACTCTCCCGTCCCGCGCTGGGTCCGAGTGGTCGTTCTTTCCATCCTGGGCCCAATGGTGCGGCTTCCTCCCAAGCCGGGGGATCGAGAGGACACAGTCATCCAAAATCCTGCCGCACAAG AAGTGAAAGCCTCCTCTGCGGCGGACGCGGACGGTGAGGTTTCACAGCAGAAAGGGCCGCTGGATGAGGACGAGGCCCGGCAGGAGCTGAGGAGCATAGGCAGCGACCTTCTGGCCAtccgtcttcaggtcaagcaaCAGCTGGGGAAAAGCCAGAGCTCGGAGGAGTGGATCCAGGTGGGATTCATCATAGACCGCCTGCTGTTCTGCTTCTACGTCCTCTTCATTTCAGTCAgcttcatcaccatcatcactaTCTGGGTCCAGTCAAACAACATATCCTGA
- the nmur1a gene encoding neuromedin-U receptor 1 produces the protein MSAFNCSFQNGGWLCPSEEECFNLTSGVNGSHVDPDGACLTEDQYLEIHLGPRRSPVFLPVCLVYLLIFLVGVVGNVLTCTVITRNKVMWTPTNYYLFSLGVSDLLVLLLGMPLELYELWQNYPFLLGAGGCYFKTFIFETVCFASILNVTALSVERYIAVVHPLRAKYVVTRTHAKRVILTVWGVSVLCALPNTSLHGIAFHYSTSSSGNVHVEIPDSAICTLVKPPWIYNLTIQVTTMLFFVLPMLTISVLYMLIGLQLKQEKMLQLEAQKGFGQESFCNVRTQQQKARRRQVTKMLFVLVVVFAICWAPFHTDRLMWSFISDWTNNHLEIFQYVHIISGVFFYLSSSVNPILYNLMSTRFREMFKEVMCHRPHHIGPRTHSLSVTRVTLRSTLSDVPLSNGAAAAEAEAEDGRIKDETGFSC, from the exons ATGTCGGCTTTCAACTGCTCTTTCCAAAATGGTGGTTGGCTATGTCCTTCAGAGGAAGAGTGTTTCAATCTGACCTCGGGCGTGAACGGGAGCCACGTGGATCCGGATGGCGCGTGTCTGACCGAGGACCAGTACCTGGAGATACACCTGGGTCCCCGTCGATCCCCCGTGTTCCTCCCCGTCTGCCTGGTCTACCTGCTCATCTTCCTGGTGGGCGTGGTGGGGAATGTGCTGACATGCACCGTCATTACGCGCAACAAAGTAATGTGGACTCCAACCAACTACTACTTGTTCAGCTTGGGGGTGTCTgacctgctggtgctgctgcttggGATGCCGTTAGAGCTGTACGAGCTGTGGCAGAACTACCCCTTCCTGCTGGGCGCCGGCGGCTGCTACTTTAAAACCTTCATATTCGAGACGGTGTGTTTTGCGTCCATCCTCAACGTGACGGCGCTGAGTGTGGAGCGCTACATCGCCGTGGTGCACCCTCTGCGCGCCAAGTACGTTGTGACGCGCACCCACGCCAAGCGGGTCATCCTCACGGTGTGGGGCGTGTCGGTGTTGTGCGCTTTGCCAAACACAAGTCTGCATGGAATTGCGTTTCACTACTCCACCAGCTCTTCGGGGAACGTCCACGTGGAGATCCCCGACTCGGCCATCTGTACGCTGGTGAAACCACCGTGGATTTACAACCTGACCATCCAGGTGACCACCATGCTGTTTTTCGTGCTGCCCATGCTCACCATCAGCGTTCTCTACATGCTCATTGGgctgcagctgaagcaggagaAGATGCTTCAGCTGGAGGCGCAGAAGGGCTTTGGACAGGAGAGCTTCTGTAACGTGAGaacacagcagcagaaggcCCGTCGCCGGCAGGTCACTAAAATGTTAT TTGTCTTAGTGGTGGTTTTCGCAATCTGCTGGGCCCCGTTTCACACCGATCGTCTCATGTGGAGTTTCATCAGCGACTGGACCAACAACCACCTGGAAATATTCCAGTATGTGCACATCATCTCTGGAGTGTTTTTCTACCTCAGCTCATCGGTCAACCCAATCCTGTACAACCTCATGTCCACGCGCTTTAGAGAAATGTTCAAGGAGGTCATGTGCCATCGGCCTCACCACATCGGCCCCAGGACGCACTCACTGAGCGTGACCCGGGTGACCCTCCGCAGCACCCTGAGTGATGTGCCGCTCAGCaacggcgctgctgctgctgaagcagAGGCAGAAGATGGAAGGATCAAAGATGAAACCGGGTTTTCCTGTTAA
- the LOC119216692 gene encoding hydroxylysine kinase-like isoform X1, whose translation MDIVPGADHRPMLTLQQGTQLTLRLYGVTLTEISTLPSYNDQNFLIVTKDNKYVLKIMNSEESMNPTRMEVQTLAMSFLRQEGVPSPIVVPTTTGKLMSMEEIDCGHGAQTYCVRLMTYLPGKTVAESPVTVQDLYHIGKLAAVIDTTLKQLVSPNLDVLHENKGIWSLSNIPLIHDYLSVMDGDPLQIVIKAVIEQYKLHVAPRIVSLRKGIIHGDMSDQNIIVTPVDNGRHEVSGVLDFSQLMIDCYVFEVAITIAYMMMENPSPLHVGGAVLAGWESIMVLSDEEKDSLFLLVLGRLCQSLVYGRYNVTKYPDNKEYLLTTAKSGTLLLTKLWEMGKKNVERKWFTDAAIFKEK comes from the exons ATGG ACATCGTCCCGGGCGCTGATCACAGGCCGATGCTCACCCTGCAGCAAGGAACCCAACTCACACTGCGCCTTTACGGGGTGACTTTAACTGAGATCTCCACCCTGCCAAGTTACAACGACCAGAACTTCTTAATAGTTACCAAGGACAACAAGTATGTCCTGAAGATCATGAACTCAGAAGAAAGTATGAATCCCACCCGGATGGAGGTGCAGACGCTGGCCATGTCCTTTTTACGCCAAGAGGGAGTTCCTTCTCCGATAGTCGTGCCCACCACCACCGGGAAGCTCATGAGTATGGAGGAAATAG ACTGTGGACACGGTGCTCAGACCTACTGTGTGAGGCTGATGACATATCTCCCTGGAAAAACTGTGGCAGAATCTCCAGTCACCGTGCAAGACCTTTATCACATCGGCAAGTTGGCTGCAGTCATCGATACGACATTGAAACAA CTGGTATCTCCAAACTTAGATGTCTTACATGAGAATAAGGGGATTTGGAGTTTATCCAACATTCCTCTCATACACGACTACCTGTCAGTGATGGATGGAGACCCCCTGCAGATAGTGATCAAAGCGGTCATTGAACAGTATAAGTTACACGTGGCACCCAGAATTGTCTCTCTCCGTAAAG GGATAATACACGGAGACATGAGCGACCAGAACATCATTGTCACACCTGTAGACAACGGGAGGCATGAGGTGTCGGGCGTGCTGGACTTTTCTCAGCTCATGATTGATTGCTATGTATTTGAAGTGGCCATAACAATTGCGTACATGATGATGGAGAACCCCAGTCCTTTGCATGTGGGCGGGGCGGTGTTGGCTGGCTGGGAGAGCATCATGGTGCTCAGCGATGAGGAAAAGGATTCCCTCTTCCTGCTGGTGCTCGGCCGCTTGTGCCAGTCTCTGGTGTACGGCCGGTACAATGTCACAAAGTACCCAGACAACAAGGAATATCTCCTGACCACAGCCAAAAGTGGGACTCTGCTTCTCACTAAATTGTGGGAGATGGGCAAGAAAAACGTGGAAAGAAAATGGTTCACAGATGCCGCCATattcaaagaaaaatga
- the dynlt2b gene encoding dynein light chain Tctex-type protein 2B isoform X2, which yields MEGSDTYLIRPNPQNKFKPAIVKECIREIVRERLSGKRYEPEEVPELSRSLAESIKDRVKNAGFDKYKLVVQVVIGEQRGEGVKMSSKCFWDADTDNHAEDLFINESLFCLAVVFGSYYY from the exons ATGGAGGGGTCTGATACCTACTTAATACGACCCAATCCCCAGAACAA GTTTAAGCCAGCCATTGTGAAGGAATGCATTCGTGAAATTGTAAGGGAGCGACTGTCTGGGAAGAGGTACGAACCAGAGGAAGTCCCAGAGCTGTCCCGTTCACTTGCAGAAAGCATTAAGGACAGAGTGAAGA ATGCAGGGTTTGACAAATATAAGCTAGTCGTGCAAGTGGTAATTGGAGAACAACGTGGAGAAGGAGTCAA AATgtcttcaaagtgtttttgggaTGCTGACACAGACAACCATGCAGAAGATCTTTTCATAAAT GAGAGCTTGTTTTGTCTGGCGGTAGTTTTTGGAAGCTATTACTACTGA